In the Solibacillus sp. FSL K6-1523 genome, one interval contains:
- a CDS encoding hemolysin family protein has translation MIAFAILIAATAFFVATEFAIVKVRTTRIDQLVADGNKQAIRAKKVIANLDEYLSACQLGITITALGLGWLGEPTIEIMLRPIFELFNLSGNITSVLSFIIAFSFVTFVHVVVGELAPKTLAIQKAEAVTLKLSGALILFHNIMYPFIRTLNGSARALTGLFGLKMVSESEEAHSEEELRMILSDSFKGGEINHSEYEYVNSIFEFSDRIAKEIMVPRTEIISIERDQTIREVFELMGIEQYTRYPVTDGDKDHVIGLVNMKHLLTAYIKDPINGDKKVEEYMQPVIRVIETIPISDLLLKIQSERIHMAILMDEYGGTSGLVTIEDIIEEIVGDIQDEFDEDEIPEVQEIAEDHYIFDAKMLLQEVNDILGIDIEDDDIDTIGGWFMTQRFDVVEGETLEEQGYQFTIKELDGHHILYLEVSKLSNLDSLIEEEQSK, from the coding sequence TTGATAGCATTTGCTATCTTAATTGCCGCTACGGCATTTTTCGTTGCAACCGAGTTTGCAATAGTTAAAGTAAGGACAACAAGAATTGATCAGCTCGTTGCTGATGGAAACAAACAGGCAATACGTGCTAAAAAAGTAATCGCAAATTTAGATGAGTATTTATCCGCTTGTCAACTTGGTATTACGATTACCGCACTTGGGCTGGGATGGCTTGGAGAACCAACAATTGAAATCATGCTCCGTCCCATTTTCGAGCTTTTTAATTTAAGTGGTAATATTACATCTGTTCTTTCATTTATTATTGCTTTCTCATTTGTAACATTTGTACATGTTGTCGTAGGGGAATTAGCACCAAAAACATTAGCAATTCAAAAAGCAGAAGCTGTAACATTAAAGCTTTCAGGTGCATTAATTTTATTCCACAATATTATGTATCCATTTATTCGTACATTAAATGGTTCTGCACGTGCTTTAACAGGACTATTCGGCTTGAAAATGGTTTCTGAAAGTGAAGAAGCGCACTCAGAAGAAGAGCTTCGCATGATTTTATCCGACAGCTTTAAAGGTGGAGAAATCAACCATTCCGAATATGAATATGTAAATAGTATTTTTGAGTTTTCTGACCGAATTGCAAAAGAAATTATGGTACCTCGAACTGAGATTATTAGTATTGAGCGGGATCAAACAATACGTGAAGTTTTTGAATTGATGGGGATTGAACAATATACACGCTATCCTGTCACAGATGGAGACAAAGACCATGTTATTGGACTGGTCAACATGAAGCATTTACTGACAGCTTATATTAAAGATCCTATCAATGGTGATAAAAAAGTAGAAGAATATATGCAGCCTGTTATTCGTGTCATTGAAACAATTCCGATTAGTGACTTATTGTTAAAAATTCAAAGTGAACGCATTCATATGGCCATTTTAATGGATGAGTATGGCGGTACTTCTGGTTTAGTAACAATTGAAGACATCATCGAAGAAATTGTTGGAGATATCCAAGATGAGTTTGACGAGGATGAAATTCCTGAAGTGCAAGAAATTGCGGAAGATCACTATATTTTCGACGCTAAAATGTTATTACAAGAAGTAAACGATATTTTAGGTATTGATATTGAAGATGATGATATTGATACAATTGGTGGATGGTTCATGACACAGCGCTTTGATGTTGTAGAAGGTGAAACACTTGAGGAACAAGGTTACCAATTTACCATTAAAGAATTAGACGGTCATCACATACTTTATTTAGAAGTTTCAAAGCTATCAAATTTGGATTCATTGATTGAAGAAGAACAAAGCAAATAA
- a CDS encoding disulfide oxidoreductase yields the protein MTKKLENALLMVWVVALMATLGSLYFSEIRGYEPCELCWYQRIIMYPIVLISTVAIIQKNAKIALTIAVFACIGAATSLYHYGIQKITFLQESAPSCGQVACTGEYINWFGFITIPFLALTAFVLIAAISFYMLKVMKGEK from the coding sequence ATGACAAAAAAACTAGAAAATGCCCTACTAATGGTATGGGTTGTTGCATTAATGGCTACACTTGGCTCTCTCTATTTTTCTGAAATTCGCGGCTATGAACCATGTGAACTCTGTTGGTATCAACGCATTATTATGTATCCAATCGTCCTAATTTCTACGGTTGCGATCATCCAAAAAAATGCTAAAATCGCTTTAACAATTGCTGTCTTTGCATGTATTGGCGCTGCAACGTCTTTATATCACTACGGCATACAAAAAATCACGTTCTTGCAAGAAAGTGCACCTTCATGCGGACAAGTTGCATGTACAGGTGAGTATATTAACTGGTTTGGCTTTATTACCATTCCATTTTTAGCACTAACTGCTTTCGTATTAATCGCAGCAATTAGTTTTTACATGCTCAAAGTTATGAAGGGGGAAAAATAA
- a CDS encoding cation diffusion facilitator family transporter: MELYTNLRAGEKGAWLSIITYIFLSSMKLIVGYIGTSSALMADGLNNTTDIIASIAVLVGLKISQKPPDSNHPYGHLRAETVASLVASFIMMVVGLQVITSTIKNLWNPTHEVPSLLTAFVAIFSAIIMYVVYRYNLALANRIKSSAVKAAAYDNRSDALVSIGAAIGIFGAIFGFPIIDKITALIVGIIIIKTAVEIFWEAVQTLTDAFDIDEAETLWKLIENVEEVISLVDLKGRSHGNMSFIDVTVTVNPNLNVRESHDITEKIEHTVKHFNPYCMVLVHIEPHELEQPTEEDYHF, translated from the coding sequence GTGGAGCTATATACAAACTTACGCGCGGGTGAAAAAGGGGCTTGGCTTTCGATTATCACTTATATTTTTTTAAGTTCAATGAAATTAATTGTCGGCTATATTGGTACCTCATCCGCGCTCATGGCTGATGGTTTAAACAATACAACCGATATTATCGCATCCATTGCGGTTCTTGTCGGATTAAAAATTTCTCAAAAGCCACCTGATTCCAATCACCCATACGGACATTTACGTGCAGAAACAGTTGCTTCCCTCGTTGCCTCATTTATTATGATGGTTGTAGGTTTACAAGTAATTACGAGTACGATTAAAAACTTATGGAATCCAACACATGAGGTGCCTTCTCTATTAACGGCTTTTGTCGCGATTTTTAGTGCAATCATTATGTATGTTGTATATCGCTATAACTTGGCATTGGCTAACCGTATTAAAAGTTCTGCAGTCAAAGCAGCCGCTTATGATAATCGGTCCGATGCACTTGTAAGTATTGGCGCAGCAATCGGGATATTCGGAGCTATTTTTGGATTTCCAATCATTGATAAAATTACAGCATTAATCGTCGGCATCATCATCATTAAAACAGCCGTCGAGATTTTCTGGGAAGCCGTTCAAACGTTGACAGATGCGTTTGATATTGATGAAGCCGAAACATTATGGAAGCTGATCGAAAACGTGGAGGAAGTGATCTCGCTTGTTGATTTGAAAGGACGTTCTCATGGTAATATGAGCTTTATCGATGTGACAGTTACCGTCAATCCTAATTTAAATGTTCGAGAAAGTCATGATATTACCGAAAAAATTGAACATACAGTCAAACACTTTAATCCTTATTGTATGGTGCTCGTTCATATCGAACCCCATGAGCTAGAGCAGCCTACTGAGGAGGATTATCACTTTTAA
- a CDS encoding long-chain fatty acid--CoA ligase translates to MMDTQLILTGFLKRAERYFPNKQIISRTSPTTTHRIAFKDYVKRTRRLADALTNLGMTRGTKVGTFGWNHHRHLEAYFAIPCSGAILHTINIRLAPEHIVYIINHAEDEILLIDEDLFPLVEPALAHLKSVKHIIVMGDSLEVPTSSFPNVHNYEQLLQKANENFEFPEDIDEYTQAGMCYTSATTGMPKGVIYTHRSIVLHSIALGLAESFALKENDIALPVVPMFHVNAWGLPFAAINYGANLVLPGPMFTPALLLDLIEQEKVTLAAGVPTIWLGVLAEQEKQPRDLSSIRQIISGGSASPKGLIQAFNEKLGVPYVNAYGMTETSPLVSMSHPTSEMANYSTDELLDLRVTQGLTSSLIETEVVNENGPIPWDGQTMGELRIRGPWIASEYYKDERTNDAFRDGWLYTGDIAVLTKEGYIKITDRTKDLIKSGGEWISSVDLENALMSHPAVFEAAVIAVPHPKWQERPLACVVLKDNAHAAKDELIAHLENDFAKWWLPDDVVFLNEIPKTSVGKFLKAKLREDLKDYEVPL, encoded by the coding sequence ATGATGGATACGCAGTTAATTTTGACAGGATTTTTAAAACGCGCAGAACGTTATTTTCCCAACAAGCAAATTATTTCACGTACAAGCCCAACAACAACACATCGCATTGCCTTCAAAGATTATGTAAAACGTACACGCCGTTTAGCGGATGCACTTACAAATTTGGGTATGACACGTGGGACAAAAGTTGGTACGTTCGGTTGGAATCACCACCGTCATTTAGAAGCTTATTTTGCAATTCCATGTAGTGGTGCCATTTTACACACAATTAATATACGTTTAGCTCCGGAGCATATTGTGTACATTATTAATCATGCCGAAGATGAAATTTTATTAATCGATGAAGATTTATTCCCATTAGTTGAACCGGCTTTAGCTCACTTAAAATCAGTAAAACATATTATTGTAATGGGCGACAGTTTAGAAGTTCCGACATCTAGCTTCCCGAATGTGCATAATTATGAGCAATTACTTCAAAAAGCCAATGAAAATTTCGAGTTTCCTGAAGATATAGATGAGTATACGCAAGCAGGTATGTGCTATACTTCTGCAACAACAGGTATGCCTAAAGGTGTTATTTATACACATCGCAGTATTGTACTCCACAGTATCGCACTTGGTCTTGCCGAATCCTTTGCGCTCAAGGAAAATGATATCGCATTACCAGTAGTGCCTATGTTCCATGTCAATGCATGGGGCTTACCTTTTGCTGCCATTAACTATGGTGCAAATCTCGTACTTCCTGGCCCTATGTTCACACCGGCCTTGCTGCTTGACCTAATAGAGCAAGAAAAAGTGACGCTCGCTGCAGGTGTTCCAACAATATGGCTTGGTGTACTTGCGGAACAAGAAAAGCAGCCGCGCGATTTGTCGTCTATTCGTCAAATTATTTCTGGTGGTTCCGCTTCACCAAAAGGGTTAATCCAAGCATTTAATGAAAAATTAGGCGTTCCTTATGTCAATGCATATGGCATGACCGAAACTTCGCCGTTAGTAAGTATGTCACACCCAACATCTGAAATGGCAAATTATTCAACAGATGAATTATTAGATTTACGTGTAACACAAGGTTTAACATCTTCCTTAATTGAAACCGAAGTTGTGAATGAAAACGGTCCTATTCCATGGGATGGTCAAACGATGGGTGAACTACGAATTCGCGGTCCATGGATTGCTTCTGAATATTATAAGGATGAACGGACAAATGATGCATTCCGTGATGGTTGGCTCTATACAGGAGATATCGCCGTCTTAACAAAAGAAGGCTATATTAAAATTACGGACCGTACAAAAGATTTAATTAAGTCCGGTGGCGAATGGATTTCTTCCGTAGATTTAGAAAATGCGCTCATGTCCCACCCTGCTGTTTTTGAAGCGGCTGTTATCGCGGTACCGCATCCAAAATGGCAAGAACGTCCACTTGCATGTGTCGTCTTAAAAGATAATGCACATGCGGCAAAAGATGAATTAATCGCCCATCTTGAAAATGATTTCGCGAAATGGTGGCTACCAGATGATGTCGTTTTCTTAAATGAAATCCCAAAAACATCTGTTGGGAAGTTTTTAAAGGCGAAGCTTCGTGAAGACTTGAAAGATTATGAAGTTCCGCTTTAA
- a CDS encoding multidrug ABC transporter ATPase produces MKNQDDIVNGNMANTLEELKMLGKQMEHMRDEQQLEEHNRIPDPQQFDNEEKTEEK; encoded by the coding sequence ATGAAAAATCAAGATGATATTGTAAATGGCAATATGGCAAATACATTAGAGGAATTAAAAATGCTTGGAAAACAGATGGAGCATATGCGAGATGAGCAACAATTAGAAGAACATAACCGTATACCAGATCCGCAGCAATTTGATAATGAAGAGAAAACGGAAGAAAAATAA
- a CDS encoding thioredoxin family protein codes for MKKLSILGGIIVILFAVIIFLTNMSNEDKLKDNPYGTKDLKQSTIDLLSDENYQNIILPDALAKKIESGEGVVGYFFSPECSFCRSYTPKLMPIAEELDVKVNQLNVLEFPEEWGKYALEATPTLIYFENGEEVARLTGDAADADTRKFINDVILK; via the coding sequence TTGAAGAAATTATCCATTCTTGGTGGGATTATCGTAATTTTATTCGCTGTAATTATTTTCTTAACAAATATGTCAAACGAAGATAAATTAAAAGACAATCCATACGGAACGAAAGATTTAAAACAATCCACAATCGACCTATTAAGTGATGAAAACTATCAAAACATTATTTTACCGGATGCATTAGCTAAAAAAATTGAGTCTGGTGAAGGGGTTGTCGGCTATTTCTTTAGTCCGGAATGCTCATTCTGCAGAAGTTATACACCTAAACTAATGCCAATCGCAGAAGAGTTAGACGTAAAAGTCAATCAATTAAATGTGCTTGAGTTCCCAGAGGAATGGGGCAAATATGCACTTGAAGCAACACCAACATTAATTTACTTTGAAAATGGTGAAGAAGTTGCCCGTTTAACAGGTGATGCAGCAGATGCAGATACACGTAAATTTATTAATGATGTTATATTAAAATAA
- a CDS encoding VOC family protein gives MQTHFHKKPNMYTSHVQLKVSNLARSIEYYTTIIGFKVLEQTDNTAYLTVDGNTSLVSLIEVQNAQPLRDGFTGLYHLALLLPSRKDLGNIVQHFVNLNVRLGASDHDVSEALYLNDPDGNGIEIYVDRDESEWTWYEDGSVQMTTDRLNFQPILAEADEQWDGLPQDTVMGHVHLSVANLAQSENFYTNVLNYNVVARYGAGALFISTGNYHHHFGLNTWQSADGQPPTANMVGLNSFTIVLNDEQVAANVKQNLQSNGYNIETHEAAPKFGGLQSFSTVDPNGLRIIFTIDGE, from the coding sequence ATGCAAACTCATTTTCACAAAAAACCAAACATGTACACATCACATGTTCAATTAAAAGTTTCTAATTTAGCACGTTCTATCGAATATTACACAACAATTATCGGCTTTAAAGTACTTGAACAAACGGATAATACCGCTTATTTAACGGTGGATGGCAATACAAGTTTAGTGTCATTAATAGAAGTACAAAATGCGCAGCCTTTACGCGACGGCTTCACAGGACTTTACCACCTTGCTTTACTATTACCCTCTCGTAAAGACTTAGGAAACATCGTTCAGCATTTTGTTAATTTAAATGTCCGTCTTGGCGCATCCGATCATGATGTTTCAGAAGCACTTTATTTAAATGATCCTGACGGAAATGGCATTGAAATTTATGTGGACCGCGACGAGTCTGAGTGGACTTGGTATGAAGACGGTTCCGTTCAAATGACGACAGACCGTCTCAACTTCCAGCCAATTTTAGCAGAAGCGGATGAGCAATGGGATGGACTCCCTCAAGATACGGTGATGGGTCACGTTCACCTATCTGTAGCTAATCTTGCGCAATCAGAAAATTTTTATACGAATGTATTAAATTATAATGTCGTTGCACGTTACGGGGCCGGGGCATTATTCATTTCAACAGGAAATTATCACCATCATTTCGGTTTAAATACATGGCAAAGTGCTGATGGACAACCGCCTACAGCAAACATGGTTGGCTTAAATTCATTTACAATCGTATTAAATGATGAACAAGTTGCTGCTAACGTAAAACAAAACTTACAATCAAACGGCTATAACATTGAAACGCATGAAGCCGCGCCGAAATTTGGTGGTCTACAATCTTTCTCTACAGTTGATCCAAACGGCTTGCGCATCATTTTCACAATTGATGGCGAATAA
- a CDS encoding GAF domain-containing sensor histidine kinase yields the protein MNNDHSNITILKEIAELLNDETEMVPMLKGALSKFLNGTKFDTGWIFFIDGKGKPDLIVKQNLPDALAFNECQHLKRGGCWCVSRYRTNQLDKASNIIECQRIEAAIEANVGDNDNITHHATVTLQSGQERFGLLNVASRNTVRFSEEELALLESVAFQMGSAIKRIYLTNEQQEIALVQERNRLARDLHDSVNQLLFSVTLTARAGIEMSEQIEIKETFKDIQQLTQEALTEMRALIWQLRPRGLESGLIEAIKIYAEMLGLQLSVNVLGVIQFPSRVEETLFRITQEALNNVRRHAGVKSAQLYVTVTATDVLLVVKDKGRGFYMEAHNEIPSLGLQSIKDRASAVGGTADWVSEIGKGTELLIRLPY from the coding sequence GTGAATAACGATCATTCAAATATTACGATATTAAAAGAAATTGCGGAATTATTAAATGATGAAACCGAAATGGTCCCAATGTTGAAAGGTGCATTGTCCAAATTTTTAAATGGTACGAAATTTGACACAGGCTGGATTTTCTTTATTGATGGTAAAGGGAAGCCGGATCTTATTGTAAAACAAAACTTACCGGATGCATTAGCATTTAATGAATGTCAGCATTTAAAACGAGGTGGTTGCTGGTGCGTTTCGCGTTATCGCACGAATCAGTTGGATAAGGCATCAAATATTATCGAATGTCAACGAATTGAAGCCGCAATTGAAGCGAATGTAGGGGACAACGATAATATTACACATCATGCAACGGTGACATTGCAATCTGGACAAGAACGTTTTGGATTATTGAATGTCGCATCTCGTAATACCGTGCGATTTTCTGAGGAAGAATTGGCTTTACTCGAATCGGTTGCATTTCAAATGGGCTCTGCTATAAAACGAATTTACTTAACAAATGAACAGCAGGAAATTGCCCTTGTGCAGGAGCGAAATCGCTTAGCACGTGATTTGCATGACTCTGTGAATCAGCTCCTTTTTTCGGTTACGTTAACTGCCCGAGCTGGGATTGAGATGAGTGAACAAATCGAAATTAAAGAAACATTTAAAGATATTCAGCAACTGACACAAGAAGCTCTGACGGAAATGCGTGCATTGATTTGGCAATTACGTCCGAGAGGGTTAGAAAGTGGATTAATCGAAGCGATTAAAATTTATGCAGAAATGCTCGGACTGCAACTTTCTGTTAATGTGTTAGGCGTCATTCAATTTCCGTCGCGTGTAGAGGAAACGTTATTTCGTATTACACAGGAGGCGCTGAATAACGTTCGTCGTCATGCGGGTGTGAAGTCAGCTCAGCTTTATGTAACGGTTACCGCAACGGATGTATTACTTGTTGTGAAAGATAAAGGGCGCGGTTTTTATATGGAAGCGCACAATGAAATACCATCACTTGGACTACAATCAATTAAAGACCGAGCGAGTGCAGTTGGTGGTACAGCCGATTGGGTAAGTGAAATTGGAAAAGGGACGGAGCTTTTAATCCGTTTACCATACTAG
- a CDS encoding RluA family pseudouridine synthase, with protein MFTYEVVQEGLTVEDLLRSNWRLGKKIVHELRMAKAVTMNGEPVLWKDPLKAGTILNFAFEMPTSNYAPTNSCDVTIRYEDEHCLIVSKPKGMATHPNEPTDHNTCMNHVMKHIQDQGGQYAEHVHRLDQGTKGLLLIAKHPIAKSIFDRMIEEKIITRTYAAEVQGNIRSDSGKINASIGKDRHHSSRRVVSDSGQHAVTHYEVINRYKGTCVVHLVLETGRTHQIRVHMAHLGHPIVGDIMYGARETSYGGYELHAIQLEFDHPFLNKLVVVKDV; from the coding sequence ATGTTCACATATGAAGTTGTCCAAGAAGGACTTACGGTAGAAGATTTACTGCGCTCGAATTGGCGCTTAGGAAAGAAAATCGTTCATGAGCTACGCATGGCAAAGGCTGTAACGATGAATGGCGAGCCCGTGTTATGGAAAGACCCTTTAAAAGCAGGAACGATTTTAAACTTTGCATTTGAAATGCCAACATCAAACTATGCACCGACTAATAGCTGCGATGTGACAATTCGCTACGAAGATGAGCATTGCTTAATCGTTTCGAAACCTAAAGGAATGGCGACACACCCGAACGAACCAACAGACCACAACACATGTATGAACCATGTGATGAAGCATATTCAAGATCAAGGCGGTCAATATGCAGAGCATGTACACCGTTTAGATCAAGGTACGAAAGGTTTACTACTCATTGCAAAGCACCCGATTGCTAAATCTATTTTTGATCGCATGATTGAAGAGAAAATTATCACTCGCACATACGCTGCTGAAGTACAAGGCAATATTCGTTCGGACAGTGGTAAAATCAATGCATCAATTGGTAAAGACCGTCATCATAGCTCTCGCCGTGTCGTTTCAGATAGCGGACAGCACGCGGTTACACATTATGAAGTTATCAATCGCTATAAAGGTACTTGCGTTGTTCACTTAGTATTAGAAACAGGCCGCACGCACCAAATCCGTGTCCATATGGCACATTTAGGTCACCCAATTGTTGGCGACATTATGTACGGCGCACGTGAAACAAGCTATGGTGGTTACGAGCTTCATGCGATCCAACTAGAATTCGACCATCCGTTTTTAAATAAACTTGTTGTCGTGAAAGACGTTTAA
- a CDS encoding NCS2 family permease, whose translation MFKLKENHTTVKTELFAGLTTFLTMAYIIVVNPIILADAGVPIDQVFMATIISAVIGTVWLAIFANYPIAIAPGMGLNAYFTYTVVLSSNGQIDYITAFSAVFVAGIIFILLSLTPFREKLITAIPENLKLAITAGIGLFIAFIGLRMAKIVVANESNLVALGDLSSSPVLLALFGLAVTVVLMALNVNGALFIGMIATSIVALMTGQLHIDKVVAVPHLPEGILVWNPIEAFSQVVQFGLYGVVFSFILVTLFDTTGTMIGVAKQAGILKDGKLPRARKALLADSIATTAGSMLGTSPTTAFLESGAGVAAGGRTGLTSLTVAGLFIIASFFGPLVTSISGVSAITSPALIIVGSLMIGVVKNIEWHKFEESFPAFLVILTMPLTASISTGIALGFISYPLLQIVKGQGKKVHPLLYIFAVLFVIQLVFMPH comes from the coding sequence ATGTTTAAATTGAAGGAAAATCATACTACCGTTAAAACAGAATTATTTGCAGGTTTAACAACTTTTTTAACGATGGCTTATATTATCGTAGTCAATCCGATTATTTTAGCGGATGCCGGCGTACCGATTGATCAAGTATTTATGGCAACGATTATTTCAGCAGTTATTGGTACGGTTTGGTTAGCTATTTTTGCAAACTATCCGATTGCCATTGCACCTGGGATGGGCTTGAATGCTTATTTTACTTATACCGTCGTCCTTTCATCGAATGGACAAATTGATTATATTACAGCATTTTCAGCTGTATTTGTTGCCGGGATTATTTTCATTTTACTAAGTTTAACACCGTTTCGTGAAAAGTTAATTACAGCTATACCAGAAAACTTAAAACTGGCAATTACAGCTGGCATTGGTTTATTCATCGCATTTATCGGACTTCGCATGGCTAAAATTGTTGTCGCAAACGAGTCGAATTTAGTCGCTCTTGGTGATTTGAGCTCTAGCCCCGTTTTACTTGCACTTTTTGGACTAGCAGTAACAGTCGTTCTTATGGCTTTAAATGTGAACGGAGCTTTATTTATCGGCATGATTGCAACGTCCATTGTTGCACTTATGACAGGGCAGCTTCATATCGATAAAGTTGTTGCCGTTCCACATTTACCAGAAGGCATTTTAGTTTGGAATCCTATTGAAGCATTTAGTCAAGTCGTTCAATTCGGTTTATATGGCGTTGTTTTCTCATTTATTTTAGTAACATTATTTGATACGACTGGCACAATGATTGGTGTCGCTAAGCAAGCTGGCATTTTAAAAGACGGCAAGCTTCCTCGTGCTCGTAAAGCATTGCTTGCGGATTCAATTGCTACAACTGCTGGTTCAATGTTAGGTACAAGTCCTACGACCGCTTTCTTAGAATCAGGAGCTGGTGTAGCTGCTGGCGGACGTACAGGACTTACTTCATTAACAGTTGCAGGACTTTTTATTATTGCTTCATTTTTTGGACCGTTAGTAACTTCTATTTCTGGCGTTTCAGCAATTACATCTCCTGCACTAATTATCGTCGGAAGTTTAATGATTGGTGTCGTAAAAAATATTGAATGGCATAAATTCGAGGAGTCTTTCCCTGCGTTTTTAGTTATTTTAACGATGCCTTTAACAGCAAGTATTTCAACAGGGATTGCGCTTGGCTTCATTTCTTATCCATTGTTGCAAATTGTTAAGGGGCAAGGAAAAAAGGTTCATCCACTGCTATATATATTTGCAGTTTTATTCGTTATCCAACTTGTTTTCATGCCACATTAA
- a CDS encoding response regulator transcription factor, translating into MIRVLIADDHHVVRRGLLFFLKTQKDIEVIGEAKNGLEAVELVEQLKPDIVLMDLVMPEMDGIQATKRIKRKWPKIEVLMLTSFSDKDHVLPAMEAGASGYQLKDIEPDDLVESIRQIMRGENTWHPEASTQLEEGLREDENKPHVLNPLTPREQDVLAELTKGKSNREIASSLYVTEKTVKTHISNIFTKLQVQDRTQAALYAVKHNLTASSEG; encoded by the coding sequence ATGATTCGAGTGTTAATTGCAGATGATCATCACGTTGTTCGCAGAGGACTACTCTTCTTTTTAAAAACACAAAAAGATATTGAAGTGATTGGTGAAGCAAAAAATGGCTTAGAAGCAGTAGAACTCGTTGAACAATTGAAGCCAGATATCGTATTAATGGATTTGGTCATGCCAGAAATGGATGGTATTCAAGCGACGAAGCGTATTAAAAGGAAATGGCCAAAAATAGAAGTGCTCATGCTGACGAGCTTTTCGGATAAAGATCATGTTTTACCAGCAATGGAGGCGGGGGCATCGGGTTATCAATTAAAGGATATTGAGCCAGATGATTTAGTTGAATCGATTCGTCAAATTATGCGTGGGGAAAATACTTGGCATCCAGAAGCATCGACACAATTAGAAGAAGGACTGCGAGAGGATGAAAATAAACCGCATGTATTAAATCCGTTAACACCACGCGAGCAAGATGTTTTAGCGGAATTGACTAAGGGTAAAAGCAATCGAGAAATTGCATCATCTCTTTATGTCACAGAAAAAACTGTCAAGACGCATATTTCGAACATTTTCACAAAGCTTCAAGTACAAGACCGCACACAAGCCGCGCTTTATGCAGTAAAGCATAATTTAACCGCATCGAGTGAAGGGTGA
- a CDS encoding aldo/keto reductase has product MNLQSTRTLANGVQMPLVGLGVFKMTDKEETVQAISTAINLGYRAIDTAALYYNEEEVGEAIRHSGVAREEIFVTTKVWNSDQGYDNTLRAFETSLKKLNMDYVDLYLTHWPVLDKLEDTYRAIERLYDEKLIRVPGVSNHHEHHLQTLLNKANVAPMVNQIELHPYLNQAPLRAFCKEQNIAVTAWSPLGRGNVLNDATIQAIAKQYGVTPAQVILRWHLQHDVIVIPKSVTPSRIKENAQLFHFELSNETMAQLDALNRDERFGQDPDNFKFDF; this is encoded by the coding sequence ATGAATTTACAATCGACACGCACACTTGCTAATGGTGTGCAAATGCCACTTGTAGGGCTGGGCGTATTTAAAATGACAGACAAAGAAGAGACGGTGCAAGCAATTTCAACAGCTATTAATTTGGGCTATCGTGCAATTGATACGGCGGCACTTTATTACAATGAAGAGGAAGTAGGAGAAGCAATTCGTCATTCAGGTGTTGCACGAGAAGAAATTTTTGTGACGACGAAAGTATGGAATAGCGACCAAGGCTATGACAATACGTTACGAGCATTTGAAACATCGTTAAAGAAGCTAAACATGGATTACGTGGATCTTTATTTAACACATTGGCCTGTTTTGGATAAGCTTGAAGATACGTACCGTGCGATTGAGCGTCTGTATGATGAAAAGTTAATTCGTGTACCGGGCGTTTCAAATCACCACGAGCATCATTTACAAACATTATTAAACAAAGCAAATGTCGCACCAATGGTCAATCAAATTGAGCTACACCCTTATTTAAATCAAGCGCCATTACGAGCGTTTTGTAAGGAACAAAATATTGCAGTAACGGCATGGTCACCGCTAGGGCGCGGCAATGTGCTAAATGATGCAACAATCCAAGCAATTGCTAAGCAGTACGGGGTGACGCCAGCGCAAGTGATTTTACGTTGGCATTTGCAGCATGATGTCATCGTTATTCCAAAATCAGTAACCCCATCACGCATTAAGGAAAATGCACAGCTATTCCATTTTGAATTATCAAATGAAACGATGGCGCAATTAGATGCGCTGAATCGTGATGAACGATTTGGTCAAGATCCAGATAATTTTAAATTTGATTTTTAA